The Oncorhynchus mykiss isolate Arlee chromosome 20, USDA_OmykA_1.1, whole genome shotgun sequence genome includes a region encoding these proteins:
- the LOC110498966 gene encoding metastasis-associated protein MTA1 isoform X1, translating to MSCCLVIGLDMLRVSEGQVGRPPRIRTAQRSTLASVLQFLESRPAIHAPRSHRTLGLQAPPPRRLLSSLPYGPHGLLGKRSFHHHTRAEPEKRPENPGQTTGPVHNGRSSGGGGTRGSARGGVMIRKRRPNLIDAPDDSFFVVSRETRRARRLLSRSQLRRACRQPCEQITLRKASQALSQGPLLAPPHPHPSLRMRGPIVIHD from the exons ATGAGCTGCTGTTTGGTGATTGGTCTAGATATGTTGCGGGTGTCGGAGGGGCAAGTCGGGCGACCACCTAGAATCCGGACTGCCCAGAGGAGCACCCTGGCCAGCGTCTTGCAGTTtctgg AGTCCCGCCCCGCGATACACGCGCCCCGTTCTCACCGAAccctcggcttgcaagcccctcCCCCACGccgcctcctctcttctctcccttacGGTCCCCACGGCCTTCTGGGTAAACGCAGCTTCCACCACCACACCAGAGCCGAGCCGGAGAAACGCCcag AAAACCCAGGGCAGACAACAGGACCAGTG CACAACGGCCGCAGCAGTGGTGGCGGAGGGACCAGGGGCAGTGCTAGGGGCGGAGTCATGATTAGGAAGCGACGCCCAAACTTGATCGATGCCCCTGACGACAGCTTTTTCGTCGTCTCCCGGGAGACCAG GAGGGCCAGGCGGCTGCTGTCACGGTCCCAGCTGAGGCGCGCCTGTCGGCAGCCCTGTGAGCAGATCACCCTGCGCAAGGCCTCCCAGGCACTATCGCAGGGGCCGCTCCTCGCccctccacacccccaccccagccTCAGGATGAGGGGACCCATCGTTATCCACGACTGA
- the LOC110498966 gene encoding metastasis-associated protein MTA1 isoform X2, with protein MSCCLVIGLDMLRVSEGQVGRPPRIRTAQRSTLASVLQFLESRPAIHAPRSHRTLGLQAPPPRRLLSSLPYGPHGLLGKRSFHHHTRAEPEKRPENPGQTTGPVHNGRSSGGGGTRGSARGGVMIRKRRPNLIDAPDDSFFVVSRETSAAAVTHLFTEGQAAAVTVPAEARLSAAL; from the exons ATGAGCTGCTGTTTGGTGATTGGTCTAGATATGTTGCGGGTGTCGGAGGGGCAAGTCGGGCGACCACCTAGAATCCGGACTGCCCAGAGGAGCACCCTGGCCAGCGTCTTGCAGTTtctgg AGTCCCGCCCCGCGATACACGCGCCCCGTTCTCACCGAAccctcggcttgcaagcccctcCCCCACGccgcctcctctcttctctcccttacGGTCCCCACGGCCTTCTGGGTAAACGCAGCTTCCACCACCACACCAGAGCCGAGCCGGAGAAACGCCcag AAAACCCAGGGCAGACAACAGGACCAGTG CACAACGGCCGCAGCAGTGGTGGCGGAGGGACCAGGGGCAGTGCTAGGGGCGGAGTCATGATTAGGAAGCGACGCCCAAACTTGATCGATGCCCCTGACGACAGCTTTTTCGTCGTCTCCCGGGAGACCAG TGCTGCAGCCGTTACACACCTGTTCACg GAGGGCCAGGCGGCTGCTGTCACGGTCCCAGCTGAGGCGCGCCTGTCGGCAGCCCTGTGA